A segment of the Colletotrichum destructivum chromosome 3, complete sequence genome:
AGGGTGCAGTGGTACACCTCCATGTTCGGGAAGCAGTCAAGTCTCGAGGAGTTTGTCAACGTCCTGCGAgagaaggccatcgacaATTATGCCGTCACGGAGTTCGTGCAGGGCAACAAGACCAGACGGTGGGCCGTCGCCTGGAGCTTCGGGCCCATGCGGCCATCAGAAGAGGTCGCCCGGGGTCTGAAGGCCGCGACGTGGAAGAAGATACTTCCCATGGCCGTCGAGTCAGAAGTTGTCAGCTTCCCACTTGATGATGGGGCCGGGAAGCTCGGAGACAAGATCCAGGGGCTCATGTCTTCGCTCGAGCTCACGTCTTGGGAGTGGGACCACGGGAGGCTCGTGGGCATCGGCAGGGCGCGAGAAAACGTATGGAGCCGCGCCTGGAGGCGGAAGAAGATGCGGGAGGAGCGCGATGGCAAACCAGAGGTTGCCGTGACGGACTCTGAGGTGTGCAAGTTTGGGTTCGAGGTTGTTCTGAGGGTTGGAAGGGAAAACATTGCGGTGCTGTGCCGGTGGAGGGAAGGCCACGACCAAGCCATCTTTGAGAGCTTTGGCGGCTTCCTGAAAACGCGGCTGACAACTGGATAAGTTTGCAGCAAAATTCGCTTCACAATCATTGGTCTATGGTTATTATTGTGTAGGCTGACTAGGTGTTTACTGAGGGTAATTCAGGGTTGGTTTGCCAACGATGTTAAACAAGATAGTGAAAGACAACCAAGGCGATGTGTTACTTGGTACGCGAGCAGTGAATCACACATGCCTTTCAAGACAAGGACTAGTGTAAATACCTCCTGTTTCGAATGGGGAAATTCCAATCCACTTCGTAACCGTCACTGCCAACTCACCAGAAATCAAAACGAGAATTGCAACCGTATAGCCACTTCCAACAGCACGAACAACATGCCGGAATCCTCGCAGCAGCCCAAGTCGGACTCCGCCGCACAATCGAATGAGAAGACACAAGAAAGCAAGAAGCCCCAAGACAAGTGCTtcttcggcgacgacgagtgCGAGCACAATATCGACAGAGACAGCTGCCCCCACTGCAGCCCGGCCTTGGAGCTGAGCCGCTAGGTGTCTTCAGCACTGGAAGACCGCGCAGGCTGGGGACGAAAGACGTAGTTATGGCTGATAGCCTGTGGAGGTCATGCATTCCTGCGTGTTAGATGGTCTTTGAAGCACATTGCCAAGTTGTGATCTAGTCAACGGACCATAGTCAAAAGCTCAATTCATCATTCGAAACAGTTCTTCAACCATGTTGCAATCACGATGAGACCCATTCCAATAGCCCCGGTAAAAACTTGCATTGTTGTCAGGGTAGTGCTCTGAAGTTAGTATAAACAAGAACATATTCAAGTGCAACCCAGAGAAGATGTGGTAGTGGTCAGCCGTATTCAAAAGTCACTACAGCTCAACAGCTAAACCAAGCGAAAGGATGTAGTTCAACGCAAAGTAAATCTAGTTAACAGTAGACTCAACGGCTTTTCCACACAAGTCGGAAATTTCACCCCCGTTGATCACTCTTTCAGTAGTCAGTGTGAACACTCTTGGCACCATCGTCGATGGCAGCCCACGCGGTCGTCAGGAAGTCCTCGGGCTGGGTGAACCGAAAGTCCGGGAGGAGCCGGTTCCACTCATCTGAGATCTCGAAGTTGCCAGCCGAGACACCCAGCAGAAAACCGGAGAGCATGGCTCCGGAGAAGGCTCGGATCGACTCCTCCGGGATGGACGGGTGGTCGACCCAGGGCAGCCACGgagcctcgacgacgccggccttgaggtCTTCATCCTTGAGCCTCGTGACCTCGAAAGGTTCTCCTGTGAAGAGGGCAGTCAGCATTCGGTTTCGCTGCATCTATTATCGGGGGAACCTACCACGGAGCTtcttgccgagggcgatgatCTGGCCGACAGTCATCGTGGCGCccttgatgccgccgatgacgggcCATTCTCCCTCGTACTCGACCGCCAAGGCTACGACTTTGGCAAAGTCCTGGGCGGTGGTCAATGTGAAGATGGcgtcctctctcccctcggtgacgagggctcgacgccgatggtAGTTGATCGGGGTCTCGAAGAGGTGTACGTGCTTGGACGACTTGAAGGGGTAGGTCAGGTAGTTGGTGAACAAACCAGGCTGAAAGAGGCAGTATTCAATGACCTGTGATCTCGTCAGTCACTGCAAGATGCGACGCTGTAGAGATTTTTTCACCTTTTTCTCCTTGTTCACCTCCGCCAGGTACGTACGTGTCTCGCCCTTGAAGTTATACCAGAACATGTGATCGAACTTGGCGCTTAATTACAGCTGATTAGAGaggattggggggggggggttattAATGCATGGATTAGGGTCACTCACGCAGCCCATTCACTAGGAGCGAATCGTTTGACGCCTGCTTTGATCGAGGCGTCGATCAACACTTTCTGGGCACTATTCTGCTCGGTCTTGGTGGGATCGGTTGAACCGGTCACAAAGGAGAGCACGGTGTGGACGCCCTTCAGGGTTTCGGCTAGTTGGTCGACATCATCGTAGGTTGTCTTTGCCCACTGGACTCCCGGGGAGAGCTCTTCGGCTGGGGCGTCCTATGCGCATCAAGACGAAGGTTAGCGACCAGATATGTGACGTGGAAGCGAAGCTTCAGGAATTGTTGATCTTACCCTTCTTGACAAAACCAGGATCTCGTGGACCCCTCTCGCAACCAGCGCATCATGAACCTCTTGGCCAACATCCACATAGGGTGTTAGTAACTAAGGTCCAACCGGTTAAGGACCACAGGAACATACTGCCAGCTCCGCCTGCAAGTGCAACTTTGACCATGATGAGTATTTGACGGTGTTTCCGGTTGTTTCGTTGGTTTGAAACGTTGAACGTGCGAGTCTTGAAAATGTGTTAAGTTGAACAATCGATTGGGTAGTATGATAAAGCACAGTCTGAGTTGAGAGATGGTGTCGAAAGCAAAAGTCTTCTTGGAATGTTGGAACCGGGCTCTATATATATAGTCTCTCTCATCCTCCAAATGCTGTGTCCTATATTGATAATGATACCACATCTTCCCCCGCCGTTTACACGGGTGTGCCTTGtggggcagcggcggcccTTCGCCGTGTGCTCAGGACGAACTCCACCGCCGATTCACCGGACCGGAAGCCAAGTCCGTCGGCGGAGGATTACTAATGAAAGCGTCTCTGTCAGCTGATTATCTCCGCCAAAGCGGCGGTCCAACAAAGGGGgatcgccgcctgcgcccgcccccctctccttcaCCCTAGCCAGCTCACACACTGTTGGACCTCATCGCATCGAGTCTTCCTTATTCGAAAGGAACATGGTGGACGCAACAAGCACATTAAGCCCGGCCCCCTGCGCCGACTCGGCCCCGACGCCGAAGCGCCGGAAGCTGCGCAAGGGCACCCAGAGCTGCTGGGAATGCAAGCGGCGCAAGGCCCGGTGCACCTACTCCTCCGCCCATCACGACGTCTGCGACGGCTGTACGCGTCGCGGCACCGACTGCGTGAGTCAGGAGGTCACCGACCagccgcctcctcccggGACCAGCAagcacctcgtcgaccgGTTGGGCCAGGTGGAAGCGCTAGTGAAGCAGCTGCTCAAAGCCGGGAATGGGGTCGATCATggtgtcggcgatggccaaCCGGCGCAGATACGTCAAGGGAAACGGAAGGCGACGAGCCGTTCTCGATCCCCGGTTGCCATGGCGAACGAGTGCGACACATCAGCGTCTCCCTCTGGCGATGGCAACCACACACAACTTTGGCACTCGTCTTCCAGCAGCGAAGTAAGTCAAGTTCGATTGGTCGTTGAAGTCATATTGACAAGGGTAATAGGGGCGGCGTTACCCAGCATCTCCGTACATGAGGGATGAATCATCTAGGGTCACTCGCCCGGAACAAGATGCACCAGCAGAAGAAACACACGACGCCGTCTGCAAACGCCTCCTTGAAGCCTGGCCAAGTCAGCAGGACATGGACATCATTCTGTCTATACCGGTGGAAACCTCGCAAATCATCCGGGCAGTTATATGTACCAGGACCGGCTCCCCCCGCACATCGCTGCCATCGTCCGCAACACTGCtggagctgccgccgccggggtcTCACCCGGCCCTGATTGCCCGGAGCCTCCTAATCCTGGCCTCGTTCCTCCAGGGCATGCCGTTTTCCTCGGCGCACCATCTCTCGAGACTAAGCACCCCCTGGCAGGCTCTCATGTCGCGGGCCGTGAAGGCGGCCCACAGCCTCGTCAcctccgacgacgacctcgtcgcctccCTCGAAGGCATCGAGTGCATCATGCTCGAAGGCCTCTACGAGAACTACGCCGGGAACCTGCGGCCCTCGTGGCTCGCCGCGCGCCGGTCCGTCGCCATTGCGCAGATGATCGGCCTGaaccgcggcgtcgagccaAAGTCCCTGACCGGCTCCGTCATCGAGCCGAGCGACCTGTGGTTCCGCCTCGTCCAGTTCGACCGctatctctctctcatgCTGGGCCTGCCGCAGAGCTCGCTCGACGACATCTACGCCCGCCCGGAGGCTCTGGAAGGGTGCACGCCGCTGGATCGCTATCTCCGCCTGTGCACCGTCGCGTGCGGCCGTCTGCTCCGGCGGGATCCCTCGGACGTGTACGATCCCGAGACCAACAAGGGGATCGACAGGGCGCTGCAAGAAGCCTCCGCGTTGATGCCGGCTCAGTGGTGGGTGACGCCGACTCTGTCGCCCGACACGGGGCACGCGGAGAGGATCCGCGATACCCTGCGGTTCAACGACCACTTCATGTACTaccaccttctcctccaactcCATTTCCCGAGCGTTCTGCGGCCGGTGTCGGAGTGCGGCTACGTGTATCACAGGTCGACGGCCCTCACCGCCAGTCGCGAAATCCTGTCCCGGATGATGGCCTTCCGCGCAACTCGACCCGCGCGCTACTACTGCCGGGGGGTGGACTTgatcgccttcttctcgagcaCGGCCTTGTGCCTGGCTCACATCTGCGACACGCCCCAAGACGTGACCGCCCAGCACGGATTCCACTTCCTCGCCCATCAACGGCTCAGCGACCGGGGGCTCTTGGAACAGACTCTGGCCATCATGCAAGAGCTGGTCGACcggcacgacgacgagatcgccaCCAGGGTGGCCACGCTTCTCAGGCACCTCCTTGCGATAGAAGCAGACGTGGCATCCGGTGGCAAGTACGCCGTGGCCTTTTCGCCGGAGTCTCAGAAGCACGATGACCTCGGGTATCATGTGAAGATGTCCGATGACGGCACTACTCTGCGTATCTGTCTTCCACATTTCTGGGTCATCAAGATCCAAAAACAAGGTCCTTCAGGGGGAAGACTGCCGGCAGCTAGCTCTGACGGAAACGAGCTGCTCGTCAGGTCAGGAATCAACGGTGATGACAGGACCTCTCTCACTAGTAATAGGCAA
Coding sequences within it:
- a CDS encoding uncharacterized protein (Putative zn(2)Cys(6) fungal-type DNA-binding domain, transcription factor domain, fungi), giving the protein MVDATSTLSPAPCADSAPTPKRRKLRKGTQSCWECKRRKARCTYSSAHHDVCDGCTRRGTDCVSQEVTDQPPPPGTSKHLVDRLGQVEALVKQLLKAGNGVDHGVGDGQPAQIRQGKRKATSRSRSPVAMANECDTSASPSGDGNHTQLWHSSSSSEGRRYPASPYMRDESSRVTRPEQDAPAEETHDAVCKRLLEAWPSQQDMDIILSIPVETSQIIRAVICTRTGSPRTSLPSSATLLELPPPGSHPALIARSLLILASFLQGMPFSSAHHLSRLSTPWQALMSRAVKAAHSLVTSDDDLVASLEGIECIMLEGLYENYAGNLRPSWLAARRSVAIAQMIGLNRGVEPKSLTGSVIEPSDLWFRLVQFDRYLSLMLGLPQSSLDDIYARPEALEGCTPLDRYLRLCTVACGRLLRRDPSDVYDPETNKGIDRALQEASALMPAQWWVTPTLSPDTGHAERIRDTLRFNDHFMYYHLLLQLHFPSVLRPVSECGYVYHRSTALTASREILSRMMAFRATRPARYYCRGVDLIAFFSSTALCLAHICDTPQDVTAQHGFHFLAHQRLSDRGLLEQTLAIMQELVDRHDDEIATRVATLLRHLLAIEADVASGGKYAVAFSPESQKHDDLGYHVKMSDDGTTLRICLPHFWVIKIQKQGPSGGRLPAASSDGNELLVRSGINGDDRTSLTSNRQDPLPAIPRTENSGLGRLGGEEQPLYGREGNEENWALENLDFAFLDSFIEGTLGLDNGVIAGE
- a CDS encoding Putative NmrA-like domain, NAD(P)-binding domain superfamily encodes the protein MVKVALAGGAGRVHEILVLSRRDAPAEELSPGVQWAKTTYDDVDQLAETLKGVHTVLSFVTGSTDPTKTEQNSAQKVLIDASIKAGVKRFAPSEWAAAKFDHMFWYNFKGETRTYLAEVNKEKKVIEYCLFQPGLFTNYLTYPFKSSKHVHLFETPINYHRRRALVTEGREDAIFTLTTAQDFAKVVALAVEYEGEWPVIGGIKGATMTVGQIIALGKKLRGEPFEVTRLKDEDLKAGVVEAPWLPWVDHPSIPEESIRAFSGAMLSGFLLGVSAGNFEISDEWNRLLPDFRFTQPEDFLTTAWAAIDDGAKSVHTDY